The Camelus ferus isolate YT-003-E chromosome 13, BCGSAC_Cfer_1.0, whole genome shotgun sequence genome segment GACCCCAGGGTGCGGAGCAGGGCTTTGtcaccttcctcccaccctcttaGGATCGGGCTCCGGGCAGCCCCCGCAGGGTCTGGAAGTGCGGCCCGCAGGCTGCAGCGAGGGCCGTGCTGCGAGCGGAGGGGCCTGGGACGCGGGGTTCGGACCTCTCAAGTCCCAGGAACTTGAAGCTTGCGCTTTGCTGCGGAACCTCAGCCGGGTCGTCCTTTAGGGCGGACGCTAGGCTTCCGCTGCCCTAAGGCTAGACGGCTTCCGAATGGGGTAGGGGACGCTGTACAGCCACGTGCTTGCTGTTTCCTCAGCAAGTAAATCCTGTTTTCTTCCATCTCGTCTGCCGTGTAATGACGCTGTCACTTTAGACTTTGAGTCACTTAGGGTTTACTTCGGTGTCTGTAACTCTTAACACCAGGTATCCGTCCTGTTCACCCGTTTGTGCTTGGGAGGAGAAACAGGGCCCCGAGATGCCTCCCAAACATCGTGATAGTTCATAAACCTTTAGAGGTTTGCCATTTGAGCTGAGCTGTGCATAAAAATACCGGGCTGACAGCTGCGGTGGGGTTGTGTGTTGACTGGTGCGCTTCCCTGTTGCAGCAGGATCAAGGTGAAAAGGAGAACCCCATGCGGGAACTTCGCATCCGTAAGCTCTGCCTCAACATCTGCGTGGGGGAGAGTGGAGACAGACTGACCCGGGCAGCCAAGGTGCTGGAGCAGCTCACAGGCCAGACCCCTGTGTTCTCCAAAGGTGAGCAGTGGCAGGTACAGAGAGGGCTGGCCACTCAGTAGGCCTGGATGTTTCTTACCTCGCCTGCTGTCGAGCCTGTTTTGTACCCTTTTAGGAGGTGACAGTTGGCATTCCTTAAAAGCATTGCCTTCCCGAGCTTTCCAAGCTCAGGTGGCATTGGGATACCAGGTTTTATGAATGGAGACTTAAGACTAGCCCAAGTAGAGATACCCAGGATATGAGGTAGCGTGGAAATGTTGAGAATGCAGAAAATGGCATTTGGCTTGATGAGTGGTTAGGGTTAAATAGGCTACATCAAGAACAGGGCTGTGTACCTAGACTAACGtagttcagatcctggctctatCACTCGCTAGTGCTTttgacctctctgggtctcagcttccttAATTGCATAAAGGGGATGGTGATAGTTGCTGTATGAAATTGCAGAGGATAGAATGAGTTAGAAGATGCCTGCTCCATAACCAGGAGCAGTGTCAGctttactgttatttttgtttgttttttgcatttcctTGCTTCAGGGTAATGGAATACGGCAGGTCCTTGAATTCAGATCCTGCCTCTTATTTCCAGCTAATCTTGTGCAAGTTAACGTATCAGAActtcatctgtggaatggggagAACAGTACAATAAGGTTTTAGCAAGTATTTGCTATTAACATCAGTAATGTTTTCTTCAGAACACATTGTTTTCCAGTGGCCTAGTCAGGTTGTGAACTTGCCCTTCCTGGGGCTTTAACATTATGGCTTCGAGGTCTTAACTGCTTAGTATGAGTGAGTGTCTTGGAAGTTGGAAAATCTGCTTTCTGTGAACAGATTTAGGTGACACTGGTTAGAACACCACCACTTTAGAGAGTGGATGGATACTAATATCTCTTTGGAGCCGTGGAGACGATGTTCTGGGGACAGAAGTGAGTACAAGTGTGACAGCAGCTGACTCCTTGTTACCCTGCCTGCAGCTAGATACACTGTCCGATCCTTCGGCATCAGGAGAAATGAGAAGATTGCTGTCCACTGCACAGTCCGGGGGGCCAAGGCAGAAGAAATCCTGGAGAAAGGTCTAAAGGTGAGGCTTCGTTCACGATGTGATGCTAAACGCATCAGCATAACACATGTGGATAATGACAGTGGCAGTAGTTACGTCTGATGTACTGTCTTTGTTCTGCTTATTTTGAACTAATGGCTGTTAACTTGTCCTTTGAAAGTTAGTAAAGTTCTCTGAAATCCATAATTGAGATGTGATTTGGTGTAGTGGGGAAGTTAGATTTTGTTACTGGCCAGATTACACAGAATTGTGTTCCTGGGCTTATGAGTGTTGCAGGTTGAGCTAGTTAATGGGGGTTGGGTTGACAGGGAGTGATTGCTGTATTTTTCTCCTCAGGTGCGAGAGTATGAGTTAAGGAAAAATAACTTCTCAGATACCGGAAACTTCGGTTTTGGGATCCAAGAACACATTGATCTGGGGATCAAATATGACCCAAGCATTGGTATCTATGGCCTGGACTTCTACGTGGTATGAATACTTAATCTTTTCCACTTCTGGCTTATTACAGTGGAATCTGTTACTCCTTTATTTCATATGTGCTGTCTTGATGTTCACATGTTGGATTGAGGCTTTGAgtgttgtctgtctctccctcggGAAGATACACCTTGTTTGTGGCAGGTGTGGAGATATAGCATCTTGAACCAAATGGGTAAGATGCCTGCTGCTGTGGAGCTTACGGCCTAGGATCTAGCACACACCAGTGTGGCTTAAAGGTGGATGAAGGAAGCACTCCATCCAGCCACTGTAGTGAAAATTTGAGAGATGGTGCTGGGGTTGCGTTTGGCGTGTGGGTTGGCTGCACTCAGGCTGTTCTTTCCCTGCTCCTTCGCTTATACCCTGGGGATGGGGTGGCTTCCGTCCAGAGGACACAGGAGCAACTTTGGTGATGTGATTCTTTGCTCAGTCAGGATGGGGATTTTAATGTAGAAATGCCCATGTGTGTCACTAATGTTTAGGTAAATCCTGACTAGTGTGACCCTGAGCAATGGCAGCACCCTCACTATTAGATTTGATTATGCAAACAGTAGTGAGAGTTGGGTGTACCCGGGGGACAAGAAACTTACGAAGCACTTAGAGctgaagcagaggaaagaaatataACTCTTTGTGCTTCTtggaattttaagatttttacaaTGCATATGTTAAGTAAGGTTtactgaaatgttatttttaaaaataaaagtgctttgGAGTTCGGGGGCAGTGGAGAATCCTTAACTACCACTGGAAGTTAGGTAGGGGAAGGGCTGCAAGTTCTAGCCTCCAGAGCAAACCTAGAGTAAGGTGGTGTGTTGTCCAGGTTGCTGGTCACAGTTACATGAGACACTGAGATCATGCCATGGGCCTCTTGCTCCAGAATTCATTGGGCGAACAGGTGACTCTTGAAGACTGATCTCTCCACTGTGTGAGTCTTGTCCGTCTGCTCTTGACTCTGAGCTGGCTAGGTGACTGTTGGTTATTCCTGGGACAGGTGCTGGGTAGGCCAGGTTTCAGCATTGCAGACAAGAAGCGCAAGACAGGCTGCATTGGGGCCAAACACAGAATCAGCAAAGAGGAGGCCATGCGCTGGTTCCAGCAGAAGGTAAAGCTTGATTTATCTCAGGTGATGTGGTGGAATGTGGTGTTGGTGAGTGGAGCTGGGATACGGGGATGCAAGAGCGAGCACCCTCTGGTGGGTAGCTTTCTTAAAGATAGAACACTTGGGCAACTTGGCCAGTGGGGGCTTCGCGGGTGTTGGCTTAAAGAACACTCAGGCTTTTTGCCCAGCCCCATGAATGCAGGTAGCTGGAAGGGGGAGGGATGTGGCTTTAATAGGAGCCACTTTTTCTCAGGGTGCAGTAAAATTGAGCCTAGGGTAGCAGTTGTTAAAACTGGCCAGCTTCCTGTTAAGGGATATGGGATTAAAAGCCAAAGTTCATGTATCTGATTTGAATTCTCTTAACGTTAGCCATTGCTACAGTCTTCACTGTTACCTCCtgttctgaaaaaattaaatctcttcTCTTTCAGTATGATGGGATCATCCTTCCTGGCAAATAAATTCCCGTTTCTATCCAAAAAGCCAATAAAAGGTTATCAGTGAAATGTACAATTACTGTTGTGTGTTCTGTGAAAGGAGCCTGGCCATATTCAAGTCCTTGGACCTCAAGCCACTTAAAGCTTCGATGGGAATAGCTGGTAACAACCCTGTCATCCATCCCTGATTGGATGTCAGTGTTTCCTGGCAGATCCAAGCCTGAGCTTCACAGCATTGCCCGTGTTCACCACATCCTTGTTGACAGGCTGTTGTGGTGGTCCTGTGGAAACATACAGAGGGAGGGTGTGGTTGGGGCTGGGGTTTGAAATCAGAGCCTTAATTAAAGGTAGGGCACAGTGCTCCCCTGTTCCAGGAGCCTCCTCTCTACTGTTCTTCACTAGAGGTTTTATCAGCACTGTCTGGTGAAGGAATCAGAGGCTTTGGTGTCGTGCTTGGGGTTAAATTTTGGACTCGGTTTTCCTTTAAAGTGAGAATCTATGGGGTTGTTAGGCAGTATAAGTAGAGAAGGGGGTGGTCTTTGAGACACATTGCCTGGGTTTGATCCCCGCCCTGCCTTGTATTAGCTGTGTTACCTAAATCTACAATAATAGTGATATTTCTCAGGATTAAATGGTTTGATACTTGTACACTGCTTAAACACGGACAAGGCACATAGTGCTCAAAAAGAGttaattttgtgtttctgtatgtgAGAAATGTTACTCTTACCTGTTTGTTCCCCCTTTGGTATGAAAATGGGACTTGCCTGTGCTTTTCCAGGTCACTGAGGCAGTGGCATTCGAAAGCCACCATTTCTCTGTTAGACACACTACTTGGCCAGTGGTTCATAGTtttcaatctcggttttacattttGAACACAAGTTAATTCAATAATTTACTCACGTGTGACTGAGTTCATTTCTCCCTAGGCCACCTTTTCCTTGCCGTTAAATCGTTCTCTAATTTCTTAGCTGCTTATGTAGATATTTTGAAGCCTGGAGATTATTTGGTATGCCTAACTTTATGAAGATGTGGCTTATATTGTCTTCCTGATAATAAAGTCTTATCCATGAGATCCAGTTGGTTAAAGGGGAGAATCATGAAATGTGTTAACATAAACTTTTTGTTTCACTTACAGTGTCAATGCGCACTcacttctcagtctttttctgtaGGGGCACCACTTTGTAAATGGTATTGAAAACTTGTGAAGGAGTCCGATTTCTTGTGATTCAGCTTCATTTTTATAGGGGGGGACCTCATTGTTTCAACTTCTGTAATTACACTAACAACTACAACTGGAATAAACATCTTTGAGAACAAACTAACTCTTGGTCAATATATAGCTAACCTAGTGCTGGGTGCTGGCTGCTGTGGGAAGTCTGTATTTTCCAGAGGAGATGGAGTGTGTGTTAGCTTCAACTAAATAAAGCATTTCAGGAAGATGTAGAAAGTGAGAGTCCCGCTAGTGGCGTCGCCACCCTTGTGCGCGTTACTCTTAGACAAACGTTTGCTGTATCGctgtgtttttatgtttgtagTACCGTATGATTTAACTGTATAAAGCTCCCTGCCCTTTATTTGTCCTGCTGTCTTGTGTACTCAGTTGAGTTcacttcccatttaaaaaatttaaactgcctgggctcctggcccAGTAGGGAAAAGCCCCTGGGGAGTTTGGAGATCAGCTGGATTTTGCTCCTAGTTCTAGCAGTGATATTTTAGGTGAGTCATGAAACATCTTGGGGACACTTCCCTAACTAGTTGAGAGCAGCAGTGCCAGGAAAGCTTAACTCCTGTATGGTTAGAAGCCCGACTTCTAGACAGATGTCATACCAGGTCTGAAGCATTCATGTTGGGTTGAGCTTGCTAGTAAGTGGGTAGGACCACCTGGGGGGTTGTCAAAGCTCTTGGGCTCCACCTCGGACCTACTGAGTTAGAAGTTGTCTGCTTTTAACAAGATCTACGGGTGATACGTATGAACACTATAAAGAGTAGAAGCCCTGACCACATCCTAAAGCCAAATCAAGGGAGGGCGGGAAAGCATAACATCCAGGGagatttctttaataaatttagTCTTAAGAAGTTCCTGCTGTGtggttatttttctcatttcttcagcTGCTACACATGAAAACTCAGGGTGATCTTAGGTGCCCCTCTGCCCCCATGTTGCATTGTGATTGTCTTCAGAATAAGGTGGTGTACATGGCGAGCATCTGTCTATATCCCAATTCCAGGCCCAGAAGTACTGGATGCTACTTTGCTGAATGAATCTTCTAGTCCTGCAGCTGTCCTTTAGGGCAGAGTTTCCGAGCTGAGGCAGTAGCATTCATCCCCCATCCTGGGGTATTTGAACGTTTGTGGGATTGGGCCTTTATCACAGGAACTAGGGCTGCTGTTGGCATTAGTAATGCCTGGAGGTCAGGGGTGTGAAACGGCCATTCTGGATGATCACACAAATGTGTAAAGTGCTAGAGTTAAGTACAGGGTGGTTACTGGTGACTTAGGGCCACTCACCTTTCCAAAGCTAACAGGTCTCAGTCTGTTTGGTTTAGAAACAGCAGGGTGACCACAGAACCCAGAGTATGGGTGGGGAAGAGTAGTAGATCAGGTCAAGCCAGTGAGGGGCCAGAGCCTGCTGTTAGAGCCTCCAGCCCTGGCAGCAGGACAGACCTTAGAAAAGGGAATGGGGGCACAACAGAGGAGACCCTGTAGGTTATTCCAGGGGGCTGGCGTTTGTATCCACATAGTATGGCCAAAGGGGAGAGATCAAAATCCACAGACAAGTAGTCTTGGGAAGTTGCATGCGTATGTGCCCATGTTACTGTTTTGAGCTTTTTGAGCTTTTAGGTAGAAAATGTGCCAAATAACTAATCAAATTAAATGTAAGAATTAGAGCTAAGGACAGTAGGTTTTCTCTGTTGGAATTGCTAATTCACAAATACAGCTAATGTTACTTTctggcctttttaaaaacaagttgagGAAACCAGAATTATGATTTGTACTTTTTCGCCCCTCTTAAGGCTTCTCACGTAGTAATGGTTTTATATGCCATCCATTGGGTGTGTAGGATATATTGCCTTACCTCTGCAGCCACCACCAGATACCAGCAATGTCAGTTTCGTAGAACTGCCCCAGTAGAAGcttttttgtcctgttttcttGGCCCTCTGTGCAGTGAGTATACGTAAGATCCTTGTTATCTTGAAGCTGTTAGACGGCATGGTATGATTGAAAGAACACTAAGCCGGAAGCAGGTCATCCAAGTCCCAGTAGTTTCTGCTAGTGTTGCAAATTGCATCCCCCCGGCCCTCTGCAGCAGAGCTGATTGGATTTTGTACTTTTGCCTGTTCCTGCAGCTGAAACATGGCCAGTCCCAACCTGTTAAACTCCATGATGAATAGGCTGCCAGAGGGGCCTGGGTCCTAAAGGGTTAAGGCCCAGGCCTTCTAGGTGAATGGCTAGGTCAGGGCCCAGAAACCATGCACAGATAGTTTAAGCTGCCCGCCACTGGGGACCTAGCTGGTGCCTGGGGGTACAGAACCGCTTTCGGAGCAGCTTGTTATGGAAACCACCCTTGTGGTTGTCAGGGGAGAATCTAGCCTAAAGCACCTGGGGGCACCAGGAGGACTGAACTTGACTCCCTTTAAGGTGCAGGAAAGCTTAGGAAACAAATGTAGATGGTTTGTATTTTCATAAATCTGAACAAAAATGATACATGATTGTACCAGTTAAAGACCTTACATAACATGATTTTAAGATGTTATGTAGTTATATTTATCACTATTGATTTCATTTGTTATGTGATAAATATGTCAGTAGTTACCTGGAGTCTGAAAGTAGCTTGAAAGGCAAAGACATTCATCAATTTATGCACTAATGATGTTCTAGGCTCCCTCAGTTACCCTGCTGAATGTATTGTTTTGATAACATGACTTCTAACCCTCTCAATATCATAGTGACTGCCTCTGAAAGCATTttcctatgtatatatatttatactttttgcttttaaagattGGCTCTGCTTAAACATTACATAGTATATATCACAGTGGGTAAGAGCACAGCATTTGGAATTTAAGCCTCACAAATCCCTTGTAGGTCCCTGGCAGATAGTGTAGGCTTGTTTTCTGTGAAGAGTCCCACCAGCGGCCAACTCACTCCTCTTCCAACTCTAATTTTAGGAAATAGCTGTGCAACTGTTACTCCCAGGCGGTGGTCCAGACAGCTCCGGGGGAGGCACATGCTTTCCTGGATGCTGGTTGGGGTTCTTTGCTGGCACATACTATCTCATGTAGTTTTCATCACTCTATGAGGTGTTAAAATGATGAGGACACacaaagagacacagagaaggaaattaattgcccaaagtcacaagtCTTCAAACCAAGGCAGTCAGACTCCGGAGCCTCCAGACCAGCTGTCTTTTTGTAGTTTTATAGCTTTTAAGTAATGAGGTTAAACCACACATCTGCCCCTTGAAATAAGCTTCTATcaaattttccctgaaaatagGTTGACCGGCCCACAAAATGCTGTTTCTCATTCTAGCCTATGTTCCGCAAGTGCCCAAGGAGGGCTGGCAGTCATAGAAATGGAGttagtttttacttttcaatGACTTTATCTATAGGGATAAACACCCCAGTAAGCGCTGAATGAAAGGAGGAAATTTCTTCAGGATGGGAGATGTGTGCATTTTGTAGCTGATGTTCTGTAACCTCAGGCACAAGGCAGTGGTGCGCTCCCAGCATCTGACCCCCTTGTTGCTCAGAGTGGGCACAGCCAGCAACACTGCCCCTTTCTACCTGGGtgagaccttaggcaagtcagCCAGCCTCTCAGGGCCACAGATCATATGTAAAATAGGTCAACACCTACCTTTCAgggttttcaaaaattaaaggtAGTATATGTAAATAGTAGGAGCTGTTACTAGTTTGTATATATTACgtatttattgaaatacatatTCTTTATGGTCTGTGGTAGGCTTAGGTGTAAGAGGTTTTATTCAGTGACTTGAGTGCTACTCTttcctgagaaaggaaagaagatgagGATGGGGGTTACTCACTGTAAAGGTATTGAGTAAGTAAGCTCAGATACAGGTGGTTGCTTCCTGGGCTTTTCTCGTTTCGAGAAGTCCCTAAAATCTATGAAGAACTGGGCTTTGGGAGTGACAGCAGCCTGGAGAGAGACCAGGTACAGCTTCCTGTTCTTCCAGAtcagcatttttctctcttgtcattcactcaacaaatactcgAGTGCTTACCTACCTGAAGCATGGCATTGACCCAAACAGATACAGTCCGTGCTGCTAAGTGGACAAAAAGTACATGTTCCTCCTCCTGCCActtttcaggtggaaaaaaaaatcctgtgaactcttgaaataacaataaataagtaatagCGTTCCTCCCCAATATAACAGTACAGGGATATTAACTATGCTTTTCCAAATCTTCCCTTAACCACCAGAAAAATGGAGGGTTGGGATTTGCATTCCAGCCCCTTCATCCTCCTCCCCTAGTATTGAAAAGCACTGGTTGAATTGGTCCTGGGGGCAGGTTTGAGTTCACAGAGCTCAGTAGTCTATAAAGTGTGGTCTAGGACCCCTTCCCTTCATGTCACCtgttaaaaaatgcagattcctgaacTTCACTCAGAGACTTGAAATTTATGGGGCTTAGAAATCATATTCTTACAACACCGAAGGTTGAGATTCATTGTTCTCTTAACAGTAGCTTTCACAATTTTTTGACCACAgcccccccaacacacaaagTATTTTGTATCACCACTTACTACATCCATATACTTAcctctgaaaaatatttcatgaaatataACCTTTACCACAGGCAATACATCTCATTTTATAGTCTGTTCTATTAAGTTTTTTCCCTTATGCTGGTTGAAACGTGTTAAATCTGCAGTTAAAAAACCCTGCTCTCCAGTGCACTGTAGTCAGTTACGTTTTATCACGATGTCAGAACTTGCGAGCTAGAAGAGCCCATGGAGGTTATCTGATCCAGCAGTCGCCAAGTCCTAATTTTTGCCCGGTACTGGACTGGTTACAGGAGAATTACCTGagacatttaaaatacagattccaggCACCAATCTCAGAGAGTTTAGAGTGGAATATAGGGGTCTGTTTTTTAACAGCCTTCCTAGATGATTTGTATACACAGCCAGGTTTGAAAATTCTAAGATGCGTCCCTTATGCTGCGAAGGCCCTCAGGAACGGGAGAGGATCTGAATTTGTCTCTGTGTGTAGAGGTCAGGGTTTCTCCACTTGTGTGTCACCTGcagattctttctctctttttttttttaaattgtagtattGTTGGTTATAATGTTTtgatttctgatgtatagcatagtaattcagttatacatatgttctttttcatattctttttcattataggccattacaagatactgaatattgttccctgtgctatacagtaggtccttgttgtttatctattttttatatagtagttagtatctgcaaatcccaaactcccaatttatccctccactccagattatttctgaaatactATTATTTACCAGATATTTTCTTTAAGTCATAAAAGAACCTGTTACTCCTGAACTTACATACTTAATGTGTTTACTATATTACTTTATATACTTTTAGTATATTATACTCAAGTataatatactaaaataaatatgtaactgTCTAAAAAATGTGTCCTGCACAAGGCATTTATTCAGTAACTTTTTTGAGTTACTGaataaatatactataaatataaatataaataatctatATCCCCAGCACTTTTTAATGTTCTTGGGATACAtcaatgaacaaaaacaaagatcTTCATGGAGCTTAAATTCTAGTGGAGGGAGATGGACGATAAATAATACACAAGTGAATTATAAAGTATGTTATAAAATGATGTGTGCTGTGGAGGGAAAAAGCAGGGGAAGAGGACAGGGAAGGCTAGGCAGGGTAGTCTTACTGAGAAAAGTGAGATTTGAGAAGACTTGAAGGTGGTAAGGGTTGGCCAGGTGGATCTGTGAGGAAGAGCTTTCCAGAGAGGGAGCAGCTAGACCAAAGGCCCTCAAGCAGAGGGGCGTGTGGCACTGAGGCCAGCAGAGCCagcagagtgagagagaaggagTATGagggatgaggtcagagaagggaGGGCTTGGGGAAGCTGCTTGTGTAGGGCTTCGCAGGCCGTTGTGAAGACTTCGGCCTTCACTGTGAGTGGAACGAGTCCCTGCAGAGTTACGAGCAGAGGTACCACATGATCTGacttccattttaaaactgaCCTTGCTGTGTTGAGACTGGAATGTGGGGGCGAGGGTAGAAGCAGGAAGCCCTGTTAGAAAGTATTGCAATGATCCAAGCAGTCTTGTTGGCTCCGGCACGGTGGCAGCATTGGAGGTGGTGAGAAACGGTCAGATGATAGGTTTTGAAGGTGAACCAACAGGATTTCTTTGAATGGAAGAGGgtatgagagaaagaaagcaagcatggTTAAAATTTCTGGCCTAAGCATCGGAAAATACAGAGCTAATTGCTGTTAATTTTGATAGAGAGGGCTGTATTTGGAGCAGCTTTGACAGAAAACTAAGAATTCCATTTTCAACATGCTTAAGAAGTCTACTCCCCATCCAAGGGAGGACGTGGAATTGGCAACCCGAAGTCTGGAGTTTGGGCTGcaggtgtgtgtttgggggtCTTCAGCGTCAAGATAGCCGCATTTGAAGTCTCAAGACTGGATTAAGTCATAAGGGAGTGAGTATGATGAAAAGAGAAGACCACCCAGGGGAACCTTGGGGGAACTTCAGTAATAAATGATTGGGGGAAAAGAAGAATTGGTAAAGGAGACTAAGAAGGAGGGGCCAGTAAAGCAGGAGAACAGAAGAGTTTGGTGCCCTGAAAGCCAGAGAGTGTGTGAGGGGGAGGCTGTGATGAACTGAGGGGAGTGCTGCTGACAGATCAAGTAACGTGAGCACTGGGACTGACCGTTGGATTTCACCACATGGAGCTCATAGTGACCTTGACCGGAGCAGTGCTGCTAGGGTGGTAGAGGTGAGAGGCTGAGTAGAGTGGGCTTAAGAGAataaggggggaaggtatagctccgtggtagagcacatgcttagcatgcacaaggtcctggttcagtccccagtacctccactagaaaatagataaataagcctaattaccttcccccccaaaaaaaattttaaaaaagagagaatgggaggaaaGTGACTGGAGACAGCTGGCACAGCTCTTAGGAGGAGTTTCACCGCCAAGGGGAGCAAAGACGAGTGACATAACTTTTTcagtagaaattaaaattgaCATGGGAGAGAGGAGATGTGCTGTAGCAGTATCTTTGAGTAAGTGAGAGGGGTGGCTCTTCGCACACAAGTGGAGGGATTAGATTTGGATAGAATTGTGGCTGGGTGTGGTGGTGAGTCAGGAGGCTGAGTATGTGGGCGTAAATGTTGGTAGGTGGTAGATGTGGGAAGGAGATCTATGGACATTATCTTCTGactgagcttccatttcctcagtgAAGTCAGagaggtgggatgggggagaggtGTTAGGCATTGGAGGAGTGAAGGAATCACCAGGGAGAGTCCTACACCAAACCTGGGGGAATGGAGCACCTACGGGTGAAGAAACATCGGTTGGGAGCTAAAGGGCCATGATCACACCGCTGGTTAATGGCAGAGCCAAGCCCAACCCAGATCACCTGGTCTCCTGGCCTGGTACTCCTTAGATCCTCGGGAACTAATCTTTCCATGATAGGCTCTTTACCTTTCTCGTAGTGTCCCAACCGGCAGGTCTGTCCTGGTACAGAGAACAGCTTCCTCGCATCTCTGCTCTtgctctctggtttctctcttgACTGTCTTTTGTCCCTGCTCTAAATCTTTTTCCTACAGGTCAGTGATGATCAAACCCAAGAGTGCATTAGAATCTCCTGTAAGACTTTTAAAAACCAGCTTGCTGGGACCCTCCTCTCAAAGTGTCTGATTCGTTAGGCCTGGTGTGGGGTCTAAGGAGTTTCCAGGTGATACTGAAGCTACTGATTCAAGAACcatgctttgagaaccactgaactagaC includes the following:
- the RPL11 gene encoding 60S ribosomal protein L11 isoform X3 — its product is MRELRIRKLCLNICVGESGDRLTRAAKVLEQLTGQTPVFSKARYTVRSFGIRRNEKIAVHCTVRGAKAEEILEKGLKVREYELRKNNFSDTGNFGFGIQEHIDLGIKYDPSIGIYGLDFYVVLGRPGFSIADKKRKTGCIGAKHRISKEEAMRWFQQKYDGIILPGK
- the RPL11 gene encoding 60S ribosomal protein L11 isoform X1, with protein sequence MAQDQGEKENPMRELRIRKLCLNICVGESGDRLTRAAKVLEQLTGQTPVFSKARYTVRSFGIRRNEKIAVHCTVRGAKAEEILEKGLKVREYELRKNNFSDTGNFGFGIQEHIDLGIKYDPSIGIYGLDFYVVLGRPGFSIADKKRKTGCIGAKHRISKEEAMRWFQQKVKLDLSQVMWWNVVLVSGAGIRGCKSEHPLVGSFLKDRTLGQLGQWGLRGCWLKEHSGFLPSPMNAGSWKGEGCGFNRSHFFSGCSKIEPRVAVVKTGQLPVKGYGIKSQSSCI
- the RPL11 gene encoding 60S ribosomal protein L11 isoform X2, with protein sequence MAQDQGEKENPMRELRIRKLCLNICVGESGDRLTRAAKVLEQLTGQTPVFSKARYTVRSFGIRRNEKIAVHCTVRGAKAEEILEKGLKVREYELRKNNFSDTGNFGFGIQEHIDLGIKYDPSIGIYGLDFYVVLGRPGFSIADKKRKTGCIGAKHRISKEEAMRWFQQKYDGIILPGK